In the bacterium genome, one interval contains:
- a CDS encoding pyridoxal phosphate-dependent aminotransferase has protein sequence MERFSVKLNSIGRAVEASKTLAVAALATRLKSEGRDVISLTAGEPDFATPAPVAEAGIAAIRAGATRYTAAAGEPALRAKIAATYSERWGLPLAGANVCVSSGAKPLLYYLLCILLDPGDEVLFPVPFWVSYEAMVKMRGGVPVPVATDFARGHKLDAARLAAAITPRSKVLLLNNPTNPTGAVYGAEELRAIAAVAREKDLVIIADEIYEDLVYGGLRHQSIYNLEPWLPERTVVVSGFSKSYAMTGWRLGYAIAEKGLIEALASYQSQALSSPSQISQRAALVALGEGRASVPPMCAAFAKRLRYCLERMRPLGLPFVEPQGAFYLFFDTARVCRARGWADGGEFCARLLEQEGVALVPGDAFGMPDWARLSFAAADVELAAAFDRLERFLGRGA, from the coding sequence ATGGAGCGCTTCTCGGTGAAGCTGAACAGCATCGGGCGCGCCGTCGAGGCATCGAAGACCCTGGCCGTCGCCGCGCTCGCGACCCGTTTGAAGAGCGAGGGGCGGGACGTGATCTCGCTCACGGCGGGGGAGCCGGACTTCGCGACGCCGGCGCCCGTGGCCGAGGCCGGTATCGCCGCCATCCGCGCCGGCGCGACGCGCTACACGGCTGCGGCGGGCGAGCCCGCCCTGCGCGCGAAGATCGCCGCCACCTACAGCGAGCGTTGGGGCCTGCCGCTGGCGGGCGCGAACGTCTGCGTCTCGAGCGGGGCGAAGCCGCTGCTCTACTACCTCCTGTGCATCCTGCTCGATCCGGGCGACGAGGTGCTCTTCCCCGTGCCCTTCTGGGTGAGCTACGAGGCGATGGTCAAGATGCGCGGCGGCGTTCCGGTGCCCGTGGCGACCGACTTCGCGCGCGGCCACAAGCTGGACGCGGCGCGCCTGGCCGCGGCGATCACGCCACGCTCGAAGGTCCTGCTGCTGAACAACCCGACCAATCCCACGGGGGCGGTCTACGGCGCCGAGGAGCTGCGGGCGATCGCGGCGGTGGCGCGCGAGAAGGACCTCGTCATCATCGCCGACGAGATCTACGAGGACCTCGTCTACGGCGGCTTGAGGCACCAGTCCATCTACAACCTCGAGCCCTGGCTGCCCGAGCGCACCGTGGTGGTCAGCGGCTTCTCGAAGAGCTATGCCATGACCGGCTGGCGCCTCGGCTATGCGATCGCCGAGAAGGGCCTGATCGAAGCGCTGGCCAGCTACCAGAGCCAGGCCCTCTCGAGCCCGAGCCAGATCAGCCAGCGCGCCGCCCTCGTCGCGCTGGGCGAGGGCCGCGCGAGCGTGCCGCCGATGTGCGCGGCCTTCGCGAAGCGGCTGCGCTACTGCCTCGAGCGCATGCGGCCGCTCGGCCTGCCCTTCGTCGAGCCGCAGGGCGCCTTCTACCTCTTCTTCGACACGGCCCGCGTCTGCCGAGCGCGCGGCTGGGCGGACGGCGGCGAGTTCTGCGCCAGGCTCCTGGAGCAGGAGGGTGTCGCCCTCGTGCCGGGCGATGCCTTCGGCATGCCGGACTGGGCGCGGCTCTCCTTCGCCGCTGCCGACGTCGAGCTGGCGGCGGCCTTCGACCGCCTGGAGCGCTTCCTCGGCCGGGGCGCCTGA
- the coaD gene encoding pantetheine-phosphate adenylyltransferase encodes MKRWLYPGTFDPPTNGHLDLIQRALPLCDELLVAVAENREKRTLLTLPERLQLMRGMTATLPHLRVIGFDTLLTEQVRLHDVAAVLRGVRAFSDFEAELVMALTNRKLLARCETIFMMPSEPFLSLSSSLVKEIIHYGGDISGFVPAPVLAELRAWGKLP; translated from the coding sequence ATGAAGCGCTGGCTCTATCCCGGCACCTTCGATCCGCCGACGAACGGGCACCTGGACCTCATCCAGCGGGCCCTGCCGCTCTGCGATGAACTGCTCGTCGCCGTGGCGGAAAACCGGGAAAAGCGTACCTTGCTCACGCTGCCCGAGCGGCTGCAGCTCATGCGCGGGATGACGGCGACGCTGCCGCACCTGCGCGTGATCGGCTTCGACACCCTGCTCACCGAGCAGGTGCGGCTCCACGACGTGGCCGCCGTCCTGCGCGGCGTGCGCGCCTTCAGCGATTTCGAGGCCGAGCTGGTGATGGCGCTGACCAATCGCAAGTTGCTCGCGCGCTGCGAGACGATCTTCATGATGCCCAGCGAGCCGTTCCTGTCGCTGAGCAGCTCGCTGGTGAAGGAGATCATTCACTACGGCGGAGACATCTCCGGGTTCGTGCCGGCCCCCGTGCTGGCCGAGTTGCGCGCCTGGGGCAAGCTGCCCTAG
- a CDS encoding 16S rRNA (guanine(966)-N(2))-methyltransferase RsmD: protein MRVIAGRFKGRRLQAAPAGVRPSSDRLREQLFGVLEHAGCLAGARVVDLFCGTGSLGIEALSRGAAGALFVDAAAASLAVLERNLGPLLAAAPELAVAWRRQEALRFIEREWPRPAPDGVFLDPPYGDPAGPAALAAIGRLGAERPVWLAYESADRELVAPPGLVCERALRCGDSRVTLLRPAPQRDLEEELP, encoded by the coding sequence ATGCGCGTGATCGCCGGGCGTTTCAAGGGCCGCCGTCTGCAGGCGGCGCCCGCGGGGGTGCGGCCCTCCAGCGACCGCCTGCGCGAGCAGCTCTTCGGCGTGCTCGAGCACGCGGGCTGCCTCGCCGGCGCGCGCGTGGTCGACCTCTTCTGCGGCACGGGGAGCCTGGGCATCGAGGCGCTGAGCCGCGGCGCTGCGGGCGCGCTCTTCGTCGACGCGGCCGCGGCCAGCCTGGCGGTCCTCGAGCGCAACCTGGGGCCGCTCCTCGCGGCGGCCCCGGAGCTGGCCGTCGCCTGGCGCCGGCAGGAGGCGCTGCGCTTCATCGAGCGCGAGTGGCCGCGACCGGCGCCCGACGGCGTCTTCCTGGACCCGCCCTACGGCGATCCGGCGGGCCCGGCGGCCCTGGCCGCCATCGGCCGGCTCGGGGCGGAGCGGCCGGTCTGGCTGGCCTACGAGAGCGCGGACCGGGAACTGGTCGCGCCGCCCGGCCTCGTCTGCGAGCGCGCGCTGCGCTGCGGCGACTCGCGCGTCACCCTGCTGCGGCCAGCGCCGCAGCGCGATCTGGAAGAGGAGCTGCCATGA
- a CDS encoding shikimate kinase: MRCWRSSVRRRWPISRPPGVSTAASRRGASAVRIHLLGFMAAGKTRLGPVLASQGGLDFLDLDAEIERRTGCSLPALFAAGGEAGFRREEQAALAALAGRAGLVLATGGGVVETPANHPLLRAGFCVYLAWDWPLLAARLAARPGARPLAAAGEAALQVRWARREPLYRALADLVLPLAAAEDAEPRARLREGLARRILAAARAAEGPCA; the protein is encoded by the coding sequence ATGCGGTGCTGGAGGAGTTCCGTTCGGCGACGCTGGCCGATCTCAAGGCCGCCTGGCGTCTCTACCGCCGCCAGCAGGCGCGGCGCTAGCGCCGTGCGCATCCACCTGCTCGGCTTCATGGCCGCGGGCAAGACCCGCCTCGGCCCCGTGCTCGCCAGCCAGGGCGGGCTCGACTTCCTCGACCTCGACGCCGAGATCGAGCGCCGCACCGGCTGCAGCCTGCCGGCGCTCTTCGCCGCGGGCGGCGAGGCCGGCTTCCGCCGCGAAGAGCAGGCGGCCCTCGCCGCCCTCGCCGGCCGCGCGGGGCTCGTTCTCGCCACCGGCGGCGGCGTCGTCGAGACGCCGGCCAACCACCCGCTCCTCAGGGCGGGCTTCTGCGTCTACCTCGCCTGGGACTGGCCCCTGCTCGCCGCCCGCCTCGCCGCCCGGCCGGGCGCGCGGCCTCTGGCGGCGGCGGGGGAGGCGGCGCTGCAGGTGCGCTGGGCGCGGCGCGAACCCCTCTATCGTGCCCTCGCAGACCTGGTGCTGCCGCTGGCCGCTGCCGAGGACGCCGAGCCCCGGGCGCGCTTGCGCGAGGGCCTCGCGCGCCGTATCCTCGCCGCCGCCCGCGCTGCGGAGGGGCCATGCGCGTGA
- the aroC gene encoding chorismate synthase, whose product MRRLQLHTAGESHGPGLTALLEGLPMGLRVDPARIDAELARRQEGYGRGGRMKIERDRVRITGGLRRGLTLGGPLALWIENLDYPNWEASMHPEPRRGEKAPKPVTQPRPGHADLAGVLKTGTDDIRNVIERASARETAARVAAGAVCRLLLEALDVRLFSHVLAIGGVQSQADYGDLAALATAAAANDLHVADPEAYARMLRTIKAVWQDGDTLGGVAEVVVTGLAPGLGHYVHWERRLDARLGAAILSIPAVKGMEIGPAFENARMRGSRAMDPILPAKGGPLRYRRPTNRMGGLEGGMTTGEPLLVRGAMKPISTLMQPLASVDIASGQPVKALRERSDCTAVAAMGVVMEAMVALVLADAVLEEFRSATLADLKAAWRLYRRQQARR is encoded by the coding sequence ATGCGCCGTCTCCAGCTCCACACCGCCGGGGAGTCCCACGGTCCCGGCCTGACCGCCCTGCTCGAGGGCCTGCCGATGGGCCTGCGCGTGGATCCCGCGCGCATCGACGCCGAGCTCGCGCGCCGCCAGGAGGGCTACGGGCGCGGCGGCCGCATGAAGATCGAGCGGGACCGCGTGCGCATCACCGGCGGTCTGCGCCGCGGCCTGACGCTCGGCGGCCCGCTCGCGCTCTGGATCGAGAACCTCGACTACCCGAACTGGGAAGCGAGCATGCACCCCGAGCCGCGGCGGGGCGAGAAGGCGCCGAAGCCCGTCACCCAGCCGCGGCCCGGCCACGCCGACCTGGCCGGCGTGCTGAAGACGGGCACGGACGACATCCGCAACGTCATCGAGCGGGCCAGCGCTCGCGAGACCGCGGCGCGCGTGGCGGCGGGCGCCGTCTGCCGCCTGCTGCTCGAAGCGCTGGACGTGCGCCTGTTCAGCCACGTGCTCGCGATCGGCGGCGTCCAGAGCCAGGCCGACTACGGCGACCTGGCGGCGCTCGCCACCGCGGCGGCCGCGAACGACCTGCACGTCGCCGATCCCGAGGCCTATGCCCGCATGCTGCGCACGATCAAGGCCGTCTGGCAGGACGGGGACACCCTGGGCGGCGTCGCCGAGGTCGTCGTCACGGGGCTGGCGCCGGGCCTCGGCCACTACGTGCACTGGGAGCGCCGCCTCGACGCGCGCCTGGGGGCGGCGATCCTCTCGATCCCGGCCGTGAAGGGGATGGAGATCGGCCCCGCCTTCGAGAACGCCCGCATGCGCGGCAGCCGCGCGATGGATCCGATCCTGCCCGCCAAGGGGGGCCCCCTGCGCTACCGCCGGCCGACCAACCGCATGGGCGGCCTCGAGGGCGGCATGACGACGGGCGAGCCGCTCCTCGTGCGCGGCGCCATGAAGCCGATCTCGACCCTGATGCAGCCGCTCGCCAGCGTGGACATCGCGAGCGGTCAGCCGGTGAAGGCCCTGCGCGAGCGCTCGGACTGCACGGCGGTGGCGGCGATGGGCGTCGTGATGGAGGCGATGGTGGCCCTCGTCCTCGCCGATGCGGTGCTGGAGGAGTTCCGTTCGGCGACGCTGGCCGATCTCAAGGCCGCCTGGCGTCTCTACCGCCGCCAGCAGGCGCGGCGCTAG